The Engystomops pustulosus chromosome 3, aEngPut4.maternal, whole genome shotgun sequence region agcctatccctcactagagagcagcggtgtcatcactgagaatacagcctatccatcactagagagcagcggtgccatcactgagaatacagcctatccatcactagagagcagcggcgccatcactgagaatacagcctatccatcactgagaatacagcctctccatcactgagaatacagcctatccatcactagagagcagcggtgccatcactgagaatacagcctatccatcactagagagcagcggtgccatcactgagaatacagcctatccatcactagagagcagcggtgccatcactgagaatacagcgtatccatcactagagagcagcggcgccatcactgagaatacagcgtatccatcactagagagcagcggcgccatcactgagaatacagcctatccatcactagagagcagcggtgccatcactgagaatacagcctatccatcactagagagcagcggcgccatcactgagaatacagcctatccctcactagagagcagcggcgccatcactgagaatacagcctatccctcactagagagcagcggtgccatcactgagaatacagcctatccatcactagagagcagctatcactgagaatacagcctatccctcactagagagcagcggtgtcatcactgagaatacagcctatccatcactagagagcagcggtgccatcactgagaatacagcctatccatcactagagagcagcggcgccatcactgagaatacagcctatccatcactgagaatacagcctctccatcactgagaatacagcctatccatcactagagagcagcggtgccatcactgagaatacagcctatccatcactagagagcagcggtgccatcactgagaatacagcctatccatcactagagagcagcggtgccatcactgagaatacagcctatccatcactagagagcagcggtgccatcactgagaatacagcctatccatcactagagagcagcggtgccatcactgagaatacagcctatccatcactagagagcagcggtgccatcactgagaatacagcctatccatcactagagagcagctatcactgagaatacagcctatccctcactagagagcagcggtgtcatcactgagaatacagcctatccatcactagagagcagcggtgccatcactgagaatacagcctatccatcactagagagcagcggtgccatcactgagaatacagcctatccatcactagagagcagcggtgccatcactgagaatacagcctatccatcactagagagcagcggtgccatcactgagaatacagcctatccatcactagagagcagcggtgccatcactgagaatacagcctatccatcactagagagcagcggtgccatcactgagaatacagcctatccatcactagagagcagcggtgccatcactgagaatacagcctatccatcactagagagcagcggtgccatcactgagaatacagcctatccatcactagagagcagcggtaccatcactgagaatacagcctatccatcactagagagcagcggtgtcatcactgagaatacagcctatccatcactagagagcagcggcgacatcactgagaatacagcctatccatcactagagagcagcggcgccatcactgagaatacagcctatccatcactagagagcagcggtgtcatcactgagaatacagcctatccatcactagagagcagcggtgtcatcactgagaatacagcctatccatcactagagagcagcggtgccatcactgagaatacagcctatccatcactagagagcagcggcgtcatcactgagaatacagcgtatccatcactagagagcagcggcgccatcactgagaatacagcctatccatcactagagagcagcggcgccatcactgagaatacagcgtatccatcactagagagcagcggcgccatcactgagaatacagcctatccatcactagagagcagcggtgtcatcactgagaatacaacctatccatcactagagagcatcggtgccatcactgagaatacagcctatccatcactagagagcagcggtgccatcactgagaatacagcctatccatcactagagagcagcggtgccatcactgagaatacagcctatccatcactagagagcagcggtgccatcactgagaatacagcctatccatcactagagagcagcggtgccatcactgagaatacagcctatccatcactagagagcagcggtgccatcactgagaatacagcctatccatcactagagagcagctatcactgagaatacagcctatccctcactagagagcagcggtgtcatcactgagaatacagcctatccatcactagagagcagcggtgtcatcactgagaatacagcctatccatcactagagagcagcggtgtcatcactgagaatacagcctatccatcactagagagcagcggtgtcatcactgagaatacagcctatccatcactagagagcagcggtgccatcactgagaatacagcctatccatcactagagagcagcggtgccatcactgagaatacagcctatccatcactagagagcagcggtgccatcactgagaatacagcctatccatcactagagagcagcggtaccatcactgagaatacagcctatccatcactagagagcagcggtgccatcactgagaatacagcctatccatcactagagagcagcggtgtcatcactgagaatacagcctatccatcactagagagcagcggtgccatcactgagaatacagcctatccatcactagagagcagcggtgccatcactgagaatacagcctatccatcactagagagcagcggtgccatcactgagaatacagcctatccatcactagagagcagcggtgacatcactgagaatacagcctatccatcactagagagcagcggtgacatcactgagaatacagcggtgccatcactgagaatacagcctatccatcactagagagcagcggtaccatcactgagaatacagcctatccatcactagagagcagcggtgccatcactgagaatacagcctatccatcactagagagcagcggtgccatcactgagaatacagcctatccatcattagagagcagcggtgccatcactgagaatacagcctatccatcactagagagcagcggcaccatcactgagaatacagcctatccatcactagagagcagcggcgccatcactgagaatacagcctatccatcaccagagagcagcggtgccatcactgagaatacagcctatccatcactagagagcagcggtgccatcactgagaatacagcctatccatcactagagagcagcggtgacatcactgagaatacagcctatccatcactagagagcagcggtgccatcactgagaatacagcctatccatcactagagagcagcggtgccatcactgagaatacagcctatccatcactagagagcagcggtgtcatcactgagaatacagcctatccatcactagagagcagcggcgccatcactgagaatacagcctatccatcactagagagcagcggtgccatcactgagaatacagcctatccatcactagagagcagcggtgtcatcactgagaatacagcctatccatcactagggagcagcggcgccatcactgagaatacagcctatccatcactagagagcagcggtgccatcactgagaatacagcctatccatcactagagagcagcggtgacatcactgagatcacagcctatccatcactagagaacagcggcgccatcactgagaatatagcctatccatcactagagagcagcggtgccatcactgagaatacagcctatccatcactagagagcagcggtgccatcactgagaaaacagcctatccatcactagagcagcggtgccatcactgagaatacagcctatccatcactagagagcagcggcgccatcactgagaatacagcctatccatcactagagagcagcggcgccatcactgagaatacagcctctcCATCActggagagcagcggtgtcatcactgagaatacagcctatccatcactagagagcggcggcgccatcactgagaatacagcctatccatcactagagagcagcggtaccatcactgagaatacagcctatccatcactagagagcagcggtgccatcactgagaatacagcctatccatcactagagagcagcggtgccaccACTATAGAGAGGTTACACAATAATCTGGGTCACCCACCTCTCACCTTTGCGGTGTAATATGAGGGCGAGCCGGCGGTCTCTCATCTCGGGGCTCAGCTTGGTCACCATGCGGTCGATACAATTGTCCAGGACCAGGGATCGGGTTTGGGTGGTTATCGCCTGTCGGCACATGGGACattcctccttcctcttcctccaggacTGGATACAGAAGGAGCAGAAGCTGTGTGCGCAGTTGAGGGTGACAGCCTGTGGGGGCGATATACACACGGTCACCCGCTGGCTGTGTGTTGCCCCCGGGGCAGCTGTGGGGGTCCTCACCTCTATGAAGTGCTCGGAGCAGATGACGCACTGCAGCTCGTTGTCCAGGACGTCGCTCATGTGGTTCAGGACCTCCTCCTTCTGCGCCTTcaccttctccttctcctcctgtaaaAGGCACAAGAGTCACAACCCCCAATCCCTGAACCTCAGAGCTGGAATCCCCGGCTCCGGGGGCCGCACCTTCGTCTCCTGCAGCTCCTTATTCTTCTCTTGAATAATCTGCTCAAAGTCCCGGTGACTGCGATTCAGATCTTCCATAAGCAGCGAGTGCTGGAGGACATCAAGGGGAGAAGACTATCAGCGCTCTGTCTACCAACACTGCGCCCTCctgcaatattactacagagcCACTGCCCCATCTATTATCACTGCGCCCTCctgcaatattactacagagcCCACAGCCCCATCTATTATCACTGCGCCCTCctgcaatattactacagagcCCACAGCCCCGTCTATTATCACTGCACCCTCCTGCAATATTACTACGGAGCACACAGCCCCCCATCTACGAACACTGCGCCCTCctgcaatattactacagagcCACAGCCCCATCTGTTATCACTGCACCCTCctgcaatattactacagagcACACAGCCCCCCATCTACCAACACTGCGCCCTCctgcaatattactacagagcCACTGCCCCATCTATTATCACTGCACCCTCctgcaatattactacagagcCCACAGCCCCATCTATTATCACTGCGTCCCTCctgcaatattactacagagcCCACAGCCCCGTCTATTATCACTGCACCCTCCTGCAATATTACTACGGAGCACACAGCCCCCCATCTACGAACACTGCGCCCTCctgcaatattactacagagcCACAGCCCCATCTGTTATCACTGCACCCTCctgcaatattactacagagcACACAGCCCCCCATCTACGAACACTGCGCCCTCctgcaatattactacagagcCACAGCCCCATCTATTATCACTGCACCCTCctgcaatattactacagagcACACAGCCCCCCATCTACCAACACTGCGCCCTCctgcaatattactacagagcCACTGCCCCATCTATTATCACTGCACCCTCctgcaatattactacagagcCCACAGCCCCATCTATTATCACTGCGCCCTCctgcaatattactacagagcCCACAGCCCCATCTATTATCACTGCACCCTCctgcaatattactacagagcCCACAGCCCCATCTATTATCAATGCACCCTCctgcaatattactacagagcCCACAGCCCCATCTATTATGACTGCACCCTCCTGcaatactactacagagcccactgccccatctattatcactgcgccctcctgcaatattactacagagcCCACAGCCCCATCTATTATCACTGCGCCCTCctgcaatattactacagagaccaCAGCCCCATTTATTATCACTGCGCCCTCCTGCAATATTACTAGAGCCCACAGCCCCATCTATTATCACTGCACCCTCctgcaatattactacagagcCACTGCCCCATCTATTATCACTGCACCCTCCTGCAATATTACTAGAGCCCACAACCCCATCTATTATCACTGCACCCTCctgcaatattactacagagcCACTGCCCCATCTATTATCACTGCACCCTCctgcaatattactacagagcCCACAGCCCCATCTATTATCACTGCGCCCTCctgcaatattactacagagcCCACAGCCCCGTCTATTATCACTGCACCCTCCTGCAATATTACTACGGAGCACACAGCCCCCCATCTACGAACACTGCGCCCTCctgcaatattactacagagcCACAGCCCCATCTGTTATCACTGCACCCTCctgcaatattactacagagcACACAGCCCCCCATCTACCAACACTGCGCCCTCctgcaatattactacagagcCACTGCCCCATCTATTATCACTGCACCCTCctgcaatattactacagagcCCACAGCCCCATCTATTATCACTGCGCCCTCctgcaatattactacagagcCCACAGCCCCGTCTATTATCACTGCACCCTCCTGCAATATTACTACGGAGCACACAGCCCCCCATCTACGAACACTGCGCCCTCctgcaatattactacagagcCACAGCCCCATCTGTTATCACTGCACCCTCctgcaatattactacagagcACACAGCCCCCCATCTACGAACACTGCGCCCTCctgcaatattactacagagcCACAGCCCCATCTATTATCACTGCACCCTCctgcaatattactacagagcACACAGCCCCCCATCTACCAACACTGCGCCCTCctgcaatattactacagagcCACTGCCCCATCTATTATCACTGCACCCTCctgcaatattactacagagcCCACAGCCCCATCTATTATCACTGCGCCCTCctgcaatattactacagagcCCACAGCCCCATCTATTATCACTGCACCCTCctgcaatattactacagagcCCACAGCCCCATCTATTATCAATGCACCCTCCTGCAATATTACTAGAGCCCACAGCCCCATCTATTATGACTGCACCCTCCTGcaatactactacagagcccactgccccatctattatcactgcgccctcctgcaatattactacagagcCCACAGCCCCATCTATTATCACTGCGCCCTCctgcaatattactacagagaccaCAGCCCCATTTATTATCACTGCGCCCTCCTGCAATATTACTAGAGCCCACAGCCCCATCTATTATCACTGCACCCTCctgcaatattactacagagcCACTGCCCCATCTATTATCACTGCACCCTCCTGCAATATTACTAGAGCCCACAGCCCCATCTATTATCACTGCACCCTCctgcaatattactacagagcCACTGCCCCATCTATTATCACTGCGCCCTCctgcaatattactacagagaccaCAGCCCCATCTATTATCACTGCACCCTCctgcaatattactacagagcCACTGCCCCATCTATTATCACTGCGCCCTCctgcaatattactacagagcCACTGCCCCATCTATTATCACTGCACCCTCctgcaatattactacagagaccaCAGCCCCATCTATTATCACTGCGCCCTCCTGCAATATTACTAGAGCCCACAGCCCCATCTATTATCACTGCACCCTCctgcaatattactacagagcCCACAGCACCATCTATTATCACTGCGCCCTCCTGcaatactactacagagcccacagccccatctattatcactgtgccctcctgcaatattactacagagcCACTGCCCCATCTATTATCACTGCACCCTCctgcaatattactacagagcCCACAGCCCCATCTATTATCACTGCGCCCTCCTGCAATATTACTAGAGCCCACAGCCCCATCTATTATCACTGCACCCTCctgcaatattactacagagcCACTGCCCCATCTATTATCACTGCGCCCTCctgcaatattactacagagcCCACAGCCCCATCTATTATCACTGCACCCTCctgcaatattactacagagcCCACAGCCCCATCTATTATCACTGCACCCTCctgcaatattactacagagcCCACAGCCCCATCTATTATCACTGCGCCCTCctgcaatattactacagagcCCACAGCCCCATCTATTATCACTGCACCCTCctgcaatattactacagagaccaCAGCCCCATCTATTATCACTGCACCCTCctgcaatattactacagagcCCACAGCCCCTTTCCTGTTCCCCGGGAATCTCCTTTGCTCTGTATCTCGGTAGATTTGGATACAGTGTTATGTATCCGGAAGCCTTAGATACGTCACCTCATGCAGGGCTTGAGCCAGCTGCTCCTTCAGACGCTCCTCTGCCGAATCCTGAAATCAGAAGGAGGAAGAGCCTGTGATCCCAAGCACTGCAGGAACCTCACATACCCATGTGCTGTGGGCACTATTCTCTGTGGCATCTCAGGGGTAGCAGCAGAGATTCCATTGCATACATTAGGACCCcattggtcaccccccccccctcataccgCGCTTCCTTGCTTCTCCTGCAAGACCTTCTTCAGCTGGTCCACCTGCTGGAGATGCTCCTGGTGTCTGGTAGACAGCTCCTTCTGCAGGTCCTGCAGCTGTTCACTCCCTGCAGGTCCTCCCTGCCGCGGGTTCTTCAGCTTCTCCTGGACCTGAGTGTTTAGGTTCCTAAGTTCCACAATAGATTGTCTCATTTTGGTCAGATGGAAGGAGCTGGGGGTCTGCGTGGACATGAGCTCAGCGTCCAGAGAGCCGTCcagctccaccacctcctccaacGCCACTGGCCGCTCCaccagctcctgcaccacctcctGCACCACCACTGGCCGCTCCACCACCTCCTGCACCACCTCCTGCACCACCACTGGCCGCTCCACCACCTCCTGCACCGTCACTGGCCGCTCCACCACCTCCTGCACCGTCACTGGCCGCTCCACCACCTCCTGCACCGTCACTGGCCGCTCCACCACCTCTGGCTTTTGAGACCGGGCCGCGTCCTTACTCTCTCTAGACACACGCTGGATTTTGGCCTTGGATGAGCTGGAGGGGGCTTCAGTCCCGGAGGCCTGGGGGTCTTCACAATTCATTTTACGCTTTGATCTGGACGACTTTCTCTTCCCCGACTGCGGAGGAATAAGAAGCGGCCGGATCTGCTCCAAGTCTTCCTGAACAAACTCATATTCCAGCTCCGACCCTTCTGCATTGGGTAACATCACCCCGACCTGCACCCGGCTCCCCCCAGCCAGGACGTAAGCTCTCCCAGGCTCCAGCTTCTCCTTATTCACAAAGACTCCATTCAGGCTCTGAAAGACAAGaagatcctgtattataccccagagctgcactcactattctgctgctggtgcagtcactgtgtacatacatgacattacttatcctgtactgatcctgagttacatcctgtattatactccagagctgcactcactattctgctgctggtgcagtcactgtgtacatacatgacattacttatcctgtactgaccctgagttacatcctgtattataccccagagctgcactcactattctgctgctggtgcagtcactgtacatacatgacattacttatcctgtactgatcctgagttacatcctgtattatactccagagctgcactcactattctgctgctggtgcagtcactgtgtacatacatgacattacttatcctgtactgatcctgagttacatcctgtattatactccagagctgcactcactattctgctgctggtgcagtcactgtgtacatacatgacattacttatcctgtactgatcctgagttacatcctgtattatactccagagctgcactcactattctgctgctggtgaagtcactgtgtacatacatgacatta contains the following coding sequences:
- the RNF8 gene encoding E3 ubiquitin-protein ligase RNF8 isoform X6, which produces MAEPGEGRSDHSGGGGGMCWCLRRLGGSRDVLLLPEGEEVTLGRGVDVTYQLQSPLCPLMVSRVHCILRQDAQRRWTITDNRSLNGVFVNKEKLEPGRAYVLAGGSRVQVGVMLPNAEGSELEYEFVQEDLEQIRPLLIPPQSGKRKSSRSKRKMNCEDPQASGTEAPSSSSKAKIQRVSRESKDAARSQKPEVVERPVTVQEVVERPVTVQEVVERPVTVQEVVERPVVVQEVVQEVVERPVVVQEVVQELVERPVALEEVVELDGSLDAELMSTQTPSSFHLTKMRQSIVELRNLNTQVQEKLKNPRQGGPAGSEQLQDLQKELSTRHQEHLQQVDQLKKVLQEKQGSADSAEERLKEQLAQALHEHSLLMEDLNRSHRDFEQIIQEKNKELQETKEEKEKVKAQKEEVLNHMSDVLDNELQCVICSEHFIEAVTLNCAHSFCSFCIQSWRKRKEECPMCRQAITTQTRSLVLDNCIDRMVTKLSPEMRDRRLALILHRKGERSGGGGDPHRDPL
- the RNF8 gene encoding E3 ubiquitin-protein ligase RNF8 isoform X1; its protein translation is MAEPGEGRSDHSGGGGGMCWCLRRLGGSRDVLLLPEGEEVTLGRGVDVTYQLQSPLCPLMVSRVHCILRQDAQRRWTITDNRSLNGVFVNKEKLEPGRAYVLAGGSRVQVGVMLPNAEGSELEYEFVQEDLEQIRPLLIPPQSGKRKSSRSKRKMNCEDPQASGTEAPSSSSKAKIQRVSRESKDAARSQKPEVVERPVTVQEVVERPVTVQEVVERPVTVQEVVERPVVVQEVVQEVVERPVVVQEVVQELVERPVALEEVVELDGSLDAELMSTQTPSSFHLTKMRQSIVELRNLNTQVQEKLKNPRQGGPAGSEQLQDLQKELSTRHQEHLQQVDQLKKVLQEKQGSADSAEERLKEQLAQALHEHSLLMEDLNRSHRDFEQIIQEKNKELQETKEEKEKVKAQKEEVLNHMSDVLDNELQCVICSEHFIEAVTLNCAHSFCSFCIQSWRKRKEECPMCRQAITTQTRSLVLDNCIDRMVTKLSPEMRDRRLALILHRKDLVAEVTPIVIPSDSDDGLSDIFLRSSSSEDMEDFLSGHLEEEDDEGDGEDDEDAEGDEGSVFSDDASDYDFHPFDF
- the RNF8 gene encoding E3 ubiquitin-protein ligase RNF8 isoform X5; protein product: MAEPGEGRSDHSGGGGGMCWCLRRLGGSRDVLLLPEGEEVTLGRGVDVTYQLQSPLCPLMVSRVHCILRQDAQRRWTITDNRSLNGVFVNKEKLEPGRAYVLAGGSRVQVGVMLPNAEGSELEYEFVQEDLEQIRPLLIPPQSGKRKSSRSKRKMNCEDPQASGTEAPSSSSKAKIQRVSRESKDAARSQKPEVVERPVTVQEVVQEVVERPVVVQEVVQELVERPVALEEVVELDGSLDAELMSTQTPSSFHLTKMRQSIVELRNLNTQVQEKLKNPRQGGPAGSEQLQDLQKELSTRHQEHLQQVDQLKKVLQEKQGSADSAEERLKEQLAQALHEHSLLMEDLNRSHRDFEQIIQEKNKELQETKEEKEKVKAQKEEVLNHMSDVLDNELQCVICSEHFIEAVTLNCAHSFCSFCIQSWRKRKEECPMCRQAITTQTRSLVLDNCIDRMVTKLSPEMRDRRLALILHRKDLVAEVTPIVIPSDSDDGLSDIFLRSSSSEDMEDFLSGHLEEEDDEGDGEDDEDAEGDEGSVFSDDASDYDFHPFDF
- the RNF8 gene encoding E3 ubiquitin-protein ligase RNF8 isoform X2; protein product: MAEPGEGRSDHSGGGGGMCWCLRRLGGSRDVLLLPEGEEVTLGRGVDVTYQLQSPLCPLMVSRVHCILRQDAQRRWTITDNRSLNGVFVNKEKLEPGRAYVLAGGSRVQVGVMLPNAEGSELEYEFVQEDLEQIRPLLIPPQSGKRKSSRSKRKMNCEDPQASGTEAPSSSSKAKIQRVSRESKDAARSQKPEVVERPVTVQEVVERPVTVQEVVERPVTVQEVVERPVVVQEVVQEVVERPVVVQEVVQEVVELDGSLDAELMSTQTPSSFHLTKMRQSIVELRNLNTQVQEKLKNPRQGGPAGSEQLQDLQKELSTRHQEHLQQVDQLKKVLQEKQGSADSAEERLKEQLAQALHEHSLLMEDLNRSHRDFEQIIQEKNKELQETKEEKEKVKAQKEEVLNHMSDVLDNELQCVICSEHFIEAVTLNCAHSFCSFCIQSWRKRKEECPMCRQAITTQTRSLVLDNCIDRMVTKLSPEMRDRRLALILHRKDLVAEVTPIVIPSDSDDGLSDIFLRSSSSEDMEDFLSGHLEEEDDEGDGEDDEDAEGDEGSVFSDDASDYDFHPFDF
- the RNF8 gene encoding E3 ubiquitin-protein ligase RNF8 isoform X4, with amino-acid sequence MAEPGEGRSDHSGGGGGMCWCLRRLGGSRDVLLLPEGEEVTLGRGVDVTYQLQSPLCPLMVSRVHCILRQDAQRRWTITDNRSLNGVFVNKEKLEPGRAYVLAGGSRVQVGVMLPNAEGSELEYEFVQEDLEQIRPLLIPPQSGKRKSSRSKRKMNCEDPQASGTEAPSSSSKAKIQRVSRESKDAARSQKPEVVERPVTVQEVVERPVTVQEVVERPVTVQEVVERPVVVQEVVQEVVELDGSLDAELMSTQTPSSFHLTKMRQSIVELRNLNTQVQEKLKNPRQGGPAGSEQLQDLQKELSTRHQEHLQQVDQLKKVLQEKQGSADSAEERLKEQLAQALHEHSLLMEDLNRSHRDFEQIIQEKNKELQETKEEKEKVKAQKEEVLNHMSDVLDNELQCVICSEHFIEAVTLNCAHSFCSFCIQSWRKRKEECPMCRQAITTQTRSLVLDNCIDRMVTKLSPEMRDRRLALILHRKDLVAEVTPIVIPSDSDDGLSDIFLRSSSSEDMEDFLSGHLEEEDDEGDGEDDEDAEGDEGSVFSDDASDYDFHPFDF
- the RNF8 gene encoding E3 ubiquitin-protein ligase RNF8 isoform X3 gives rise to the protein MAEPGEGRSDHSGGGGGMCWCLRRLGGSRDVLLLPEGEEVTLGRGVDVTYQLQSPLCPLMVSRVHCILRQDAQRRWTITDNRSLNGVFVNKEKLEPGRAYVLAGGSRVQVGVMLPNAEGSELEYEFVQEDLEQIRPLLIPPQSGKRKSSRSKRKMNCEDPQASGTEAPSSSSKAKIQRVSRESKDAARSQKPEVVERPVTVQEVVERPVTVQEVVERPVTVQEVVERPEVVQELVERPVALEEVVELDGSLDAELMSTQTPSSFHLTKMRQSIVELRNLNTQVQEKLKNPRQGGPAGSEQLQDLQKELSTRHQEHLQQVDQLKKVLQEKQGSADSAEERLKEQLAQALHEHSLLMEDLNRSHRDFEQIIQEKNKELQETKEEKEKVKAQKEEVLNHMSDVLDNELQCVICSEHFIEAVTLNCAHSFCSFCIQSWRKRKEECPMCRQAITTQTRSLVLDNCIDRMVTKLSPEMRDRRLALILHRKDLVAEVTPIVIPSDSDDGLSDIFLRSSSSEDMEDFLSGHLEEEDDEGDGEDDEDAEGDEGSVFSDDASDYDFHPFDF